Within Desulfobacter sp., the genomic segment TGTACGAAAAGGGCACCGGCCGCATCAAAATGAGGGCCAGGTATGTGATTGAAGACAATGAACTGGTCTTCAACGCCCTGCCCCACCACGGGTCAACGGAAAAAATCTACGAACAGATCGCTGCCCAGATGTCCGCCAAGAAACTGCCCATGGTGGCAGATATCAGAGATGAATCCGACCATGAAGACCCCACCCGCCTGGTGGTGATCCCCAGATCCAACCGGGTGGATCTCAATGCCCTGGCCGCTCATCTCTTTGCCACCACCGACCTTGAAAAGTCATATTCCGTCAACATGAATATGATCGGCCTGGACGGGCGGCCCGGCGTCAAAAACCTTCTGGAAATCCTTTCGGAATGGCTGGAATTCCGGAAGGATACCATTGAGAAAAAGCTGAGGTTCCGGCTGGACAAAGTGCTCAGCCGGCTGCACATCCTTGAAGGGTTTAAAATCGCCTATCTGAATATTGATGAGGTGATCCGCATTATCCGGGAATCAGACCATCCCAAACAGGATCTGATGGATGCCTTCGGTCTCACCGATGTCCAGGCCAAAGCCATCCTGGACATCCGGCTGCGCCAGTTGGCAAAACTGGAAGAAATCAAGATTCTGGCCGAGATGGATGAGCTGAACACAGAACGCAAGTCCCTTGAAAAGACCCTGAACTCTCCCAAGGCCTTTAAAACCTTCCTCATCAACGAAATCAAGGAGGATGCAAAAAAATACGGGGATCCCAGGCGGTCACCCATAAAGGAAAGGGAGGATGCTGAGGCATTTTCCGTCACCGATGTTCTGGACATTGAGCCGGTGACCATCATCCTTTCGGCCAACGGATGGATCCGGTCGGCCAAAGGGCACGAAATCAATCCTGAAAACGTAAAATTCAGATCCGGCGACCAGTTTTTATGTCACCTTCGGACCCGCAGCGACAAACCCATTGTCCTGCTGGACAACACCGGCCGTTCCTACACCCTCTACTCCCACACCCTGCCCTCGGCCAGGGGCAATGGCGAGCCGGTCACCGGCCACCTCACCCTTACGCCGGGCAGCACCATCCATCACATGGTGGCAGGGGAAGACAAGGACCTGTTTTTAATGGCCTCGGACAGGGGATACGGATTCATCATGGCATTTTCCGATTACCTGACCAATTATAAAAACGGGAAGGCCGTCCTCACCCTCCAAAAGGACCAGTCCCCCCTGCCCCCCCAACGGGTGCCGGATATGGAAAAGGATAACGTGCTGGCCGTCACCACCATGGGCCGGTTGCTGATATTCAAACTCAATGAACTGCCCCGTCTAAAAAAGGGAAAAGGTAATAAAATTATCCATCTACCCCTGCCCCTGAAAAACGAAGCCAGACCGGAAAAGCTCAAGTTCCTAAAAATATTGCCATTAAATTCAAACCTTGTTATACATGCAGGCAAACACTTTCTGAGGCTGAGTCCGGGAAACCAGGCAGACTACACCGGGATGCGCGGCAGACGCGGCAAGCTGCTTCCCCGGGGATACCGGAACGTTGACACCGTAGAGGTCATTCCTGTCCAACCGGTTAATGACATGGGTTCATGAGAAATTTTTTAGTAAAACATTTCATACTTCTAACGTTGATATGCCTGACCCTGGGCGCCGTCTGTGTTTCGATCCTGGTTCATCACAAGGATATCGGACAGCCCGCAGATACCGTAGAACTGATTAAGAAAACAGGAAAACTGCGGCTGATCACCGCCAATGCAGTGAACACCTGCTATTATTACGAGGGGACCCCCACGGGATTTGAATACGATCTGGCCAAGGCCTTTGCCGACTATCTCAATGTTGAACTGGATATTGTCATTCCGGGATGGAACAATATGTTTGCCTACCTGGATCAGGGCAAGGGGGACTTCATCGCCGCAGGGATTGCCATTACCCGCAAACGGCTGGAGCATGCCGATTTTTCAATTCCCTATATGACTATCCAGCAGCGGATCATCCACCATAACCTGGTTTTCGGGCCCAAGAACATTGATGATATGGAGTTCCGCACCTTCCATGTCCGCCGCGGTACCTCCTACCAGTCCAGGCTGGCCGAAATAAAAGGTTCCGGGGTCGACCTCAACTATATTCTCCATAACAACACCCCCACCCAGGAGCTGATCGCCATGGTCCAGAACCGGCAGATCAAATTCACGGTGGCAGATTCCAACCTGGCCCTGCTCAACAAACGCTATTTCCCTGATATTGAGGTCGGCATCCCCATCCAGGAAAAGGAATCCCTGGCCTGGGCAGTGCGAAAGAACGACGCCTCCATGCTCAAAGAGATCAATAGGTTCTTTCTCTATGCCAATGAAAAGGGGATTTTAAAAAAAATAACTAAAAAATACTATGACAACATCAAAGATTTTGATGTATATGAATTAAAAAAATTCCATGAGCGGATTGAAACCCGGCTGCCGGCCTTTCAGGAAGTCCTTGAACAGGAATCCGAGAAATACGGATTTGACTGGCGCCTCATGGCGGCCGTGGTATACCAGGAATCCCATTTCAATCCCAAAGCCAAAAGCTTTACCAATGTTAGGGGGCTGATGCAGGTCACCAAGGCCACGGCAAGGGAAATGGGAATTGCCAACCGTCTCAATCCGGCACAGAGCATCCGGGCCGGTATAAAATACCTGGACCAGATGCACCAACGATTTGATTATATTGAGGATAACTACCAGCGGATGCTGTTCGCTTTGGCCAGTTATAATATCGGATACGGTCATGTAAAAGATGCTATTAAACTCGCTGCGGAAAGAGGACTGGATCCCGAAACCTGGCAGGCCCTGAAAACAACCCTGCCCCTGCTGTCTAAAAAGAGTTACTATAAAAAAGCCAAGCACGGGTATGCCAGGGGGTGGGAACCGGTCCATTACGTGGAACGGATTTTGACATATTTTGATATTCTCAAACAAAAAACACTATCCTGAAACAGCCGTCCCTGAGGGCAGGCATTCGGGAAAACAATAATGAATCGATTTTCGAAGTTGATGACTTGGGCAAACCGCTTGACCAACAGCGGCAGTCGATTCCGACACTTTAAAAAAATGAGAGCGTGAATGACAAGAAAAATACTGATAAACGCCCTGGATCCTGAAGAAAACAGAATCGCTGCGGTGTATGACAACAAACTGGACCAGTTCCACATTGAGACCGCGGCCAAGGAAGTGACCAAGGGCAATATCTACAAGGGCATTGTCACCCGGGTCGAACAGAGCCTCCAGGCCGTCTTTGTGGATTACGGCGCACAAAAAAACGGATTTCTGCAGAAAAACGAAATCCACCCCGATTATTTCCAGGATGTGGAAAAAAAGGACAAATCCCTGTTCAACCTGATTAAAAAAGGGCAGGAACTCATTGTCCAGGTATCCAAGGACCCCATCAACCAAAAAGGGGCCATGCTCACCACCTATATTTCCCTGCCCGGGCGCTTCGGCGTTCTCATGCCGGGAAACACCACCCGTGGGGTATCCAGAAAAATCGGCGAAGACGATGAAAGAAAGCGGCTGGTTAAAATCCTGAAAAGCCTGAAGATTGCCGAAGGCTTCGGCATGATCGTCCGCACCGCAGGCAAAGGGGCCACCAAAACCCTTCTCACCGCAGACCTTCGCTATCTGATGCGGGTGTGGAAAAACATCGACAAACAGGCCATGGAAAATCCGGCCCCCTGCCTGCTTTACAAGGAGCAAAGCCTGGCGGTCCGCTCCCTGAGGGATTATTTCACCACGGATATCAAAGAAATCCTCATCGACAGTCCAGAGACCTTTAAAGAGGTCAAAGAATTCATCGGCATGATCGCCCCCAAGCAGAAAAAGATCGTCCGCCTCTTTAAAGGGGAAAAACCGATTTTTACAAAATACCAGCTTGAGGAGCAGATCTCATCCATCTACCGCAGGGAGGTTCCCCTGAAGTCCGGTGGATTCCTGGTCATTGAACAGACCGAGGCCCTGGTCTCCATCGATGTCAACTCAGGCAAATCCACCAAAAAGAAAAACATCGAAGAAACCGCCCACCATACCAACCTTGAAGCGGCCGAAGAAGTGGCCCGGCAGCTCAGGCTCCGGGACATGGGCGGGCTCATCGTGGTGGACTTCATCGACATGAAGGAACGGCGCCACAAGGCCGAGATCACCCGGACCCTGAAAAAGCATTTAAAAGCAGACAAGGCCAAAACCAAGGTGGGCGGCATCACGGCCTTCGGCCTCCTGGAGATGTCCAGGCAGCGTATCCGCCACTCCATCACCTACGGCGCCTATGAAACCTGCCGCCACTGCAACGGCCGGGGCATGACCCCTTCCATGGAAACCCAGGGCCTTGCCTTTCTGCGCCAGCTCACCCTGAGGACCCTTAAGGCGGAGAAAAACCAGAAGTTCAACTGCAGGGTACCGGCGGATGTGGCCTACTACATTCTAAACACCAAACGGGAAGAATTGCTGGACCTGGAAACCAAGCGGCAGGTCTTTATCAATATTGAAATCGACGATACCATGGTCTCGGGCCAGAGCAGCATTAGTTAGACTCGCCTGCCTTGACATTCCTGGTATATCGGTGTATTTGGAACAATTTCAACTGAATGGAAAAAGGAGACACCATGCCCCTTGGGAAGGGAAGGCAAACAAGGAAGAAACTCGGAATAGCCGCGGCTGCGGCTGTCACGGCCCTTGTTTTCTTCCTGGTCTTCCAGAATCCATCAGGTGAGAAAGCCCCATCCCGGACAGACACCGGTTCCCAAGCACCGGCCGCCCCCCAGGCGGATCAGCCCGGGGATATTGTCATGGGGGAAATAGAAAAAAAGCCGGAGATAAATTACAGGAAATTAGACACGGACCAACCCCTGAAAGACCTGATGGCGGGCCGGAAACAGACTCTGGGCATTAAAAAGAGCCTGGACATGATTGTCCAATCCGATGAGACCTTTACCGTGGGAAAAACCACCGTATCCATGAAAAAGATACTGGAAAAGGCCTTTACCGGCCAGGGCCGCGTGTTTCAGGAAGAGATTTCAGAATCCGGCGCGGTTAGGCCCACAAAAATAACCGAATACGGTATTTATGTGGTACAGCCCGGAGACAATATCTGGAATATCCACTTCAGAATTCTCCGGGATTACTATGGCTCAAGGGGAATCGAACTGCAGGAGGCGGCGGATGAGCCCGGGGCCTCGGGCATGAGTTCCGGCGTGGGTAAAATCCTTAAATTTTCGGAAACAATGGTGATCATCTACAACATGGTCGAAGAAAAGATCACCCGGGATATCAATTTGATCGAGCCGCTGAGCAAAATCGTTGTCTATAACATGGACGCGGTGTTTGCTTTGCTTGAAGAAATCAGCTTTAACAATGTGGACAGGCTCCAGTTTGACGGACAGAACATCTGGATCCCTGCCAAAAAACGCTAATACTTTTATTATTTTTTAGGAGGAATACCTTGATCAGTACAGCATTTGCAATGGGCCCCACCGGCGGACAAGCAGCAGGACAGGCAGGCGGACTTGCCGGCTTCTTGCCCATTATCATTCTTTTTGCCATTTTTTACTTCCTTTTGATCCGGCCCCAGCAGAAAAAAGCCAAAGAACACAGAGAGATGATCAACAACCTCAAAAAAGGCAACCGCGTCATCACCTCCGGCGGCATCTACGGCACCATCACCTCCCTTGATGATACCACCCTCGGCATTGAAATTGCCGAAAAGGTTAAAATCAAAATCTCAAGGGGAAATGTCGCCGCACTGGTCACGGAAAATGAACCGGCCCAGAAATCAAAAGAAAAATAAATAATATCCTTCAGGAGTGTTGAGATTGAAACTATTTACCTTTAAACGCGTATTGAGCCTGGGAATTGTGATTGCTGCCGTTGTCTGCCTCCTTCCCACCTTTACCGATACCTGGCCCCATAAAAAGATCAACCTGGGGCTGGATCTCCAGGGGGGGATGCATCTGGTTCTCGAAGTTCAAAATGAAAAAGCCGTTGAAGCTGAGGTTGAGCGCACCATTGCCGAACTGAAGAAAGACCTGAGGTCTAAGGGCATCAAACACCTGGGCATCACCCGGACGCCGGACAACCAGATCTCGGCCAAAATTTCCGGCACAGACAGCCGGCAGGGTGTTGAGAAACTGCTGTCAGAAGATTATGCCAACCTGACCATTCCCTCCGTGGAAACCATAGAGGACGGCCTTGCCTTTACCCTGGCCCTGCCCGACGAGGAAACGGCAAACATCAAAAAAATGGCCACTGAACAGGCCCTTGAAACCATCCGGAACCGGATTGACGAATTCGGCGTGAGTGAACCGGACATCCGCATCCAGGGGGACAACAGAATCCTGCTCCAGTTGCCGGGTATCCAGGATCCTGACCGGGCAAAGGGACTCATCGGCAAAACCGCCCAGCTGACCTTTCAGCTGGTGAACGACGAGGCCGACGTCAATGCCGCGCTTAAAGGCAACCCGCCCGTTGGATCCGAAATCCTATACCAGCACAGAACGGATCCCAACTCCGGCGCGACCACCAATGTTCCCTTTCTCATCAAAAAACAGGTGTTGCTGGACGGCAGCCTGCTCACCAACGCCCGGGTGGAATTCGACCAGTTTCAGCAGCCCCAGGTTGGAATTGAATTCAACCGCAAGGGGGCCCGGATTTTTGACAGGATCACGGCCAAAAACGTAAACAAACGCCTGGCCATTGTTCTGGACAAGAACGTCTACTCCGCCCCCAATATCCAGGAGCGGATCGCCGGCGGCAAGGCCAGGATCACCGGCCAGTTCTCCATGAACGAAGCCAAAGACCTTGCCATTGCACTGCGGGCCGGCTCCCTGCCCGCCCCGGTCAAAATCATTGAAGAACGGACCGTCGGTCCCACCCTGGGTGCGGATTCCGTACGCATGGGCCTGATGTCCATGGTGGTCGGTTTCACCCTGGTCATCGCCTTCATGGTGGTGTACTACAAAACCGCCGGCATCATTGCCGACCTGGCCCTGATTGTGAATATTATCCTCATCGGAGGGGGACTTGCCGCCTTCCAGGCCACCCTGACCCTGCCGGGCATTGCCGGCATCATCCTGACCATCGGTATGGCCGTTGATGCCAACGTCATCATCTTTGAACGAATACGGGAAGAACTGAGGGCGGGAAGAACGCCCCTGGCAGCCGTACACACCGGGTACGAACGGGCGACCCTGACCATCATGGACGCCAACGTCACCACCCTGATCGCCGCCATTGTTCTGTTCCAGTTCGGCACCGGCCCCATCAAGGGCTTTGCCGTGACGCTGGGCCTGGGTATCGTGGCCAGTCTTTTTACTGCCCTGGTATTGTCCAAGAGTCTGTACAACATGATTCTTCAGAACAACCCCACTACTTCTACCCTTAGCATATAAAGGAACCTGTATAATGCAGTTTTTCAAGTCTGATGTTAATATAGACTTTATCGGCAAGCAGAAAATCGCGGCATGCTTTTCCGCACTGCTGATCCTGGCCGGTCTTGTGTCACTGGTTATTCACAAGGGTCCCAACTACGGCATTGACTTTGCCGGCGGGTCCCTGGTCCAGGTCAAATTCACCCAGGCTGTGGATGTCAGCGATATCCGCAGCGGCCTTGGCGAACTGGGGCTCAAGGATGTATCCGTGCAGGGATTCGGCGCCGTTGAAAACAACGAATACCTCATCCGCACCTCCAATGCCCACGCCTTCAGCGACAACCTGGAATCTGCCATCAACTCCGGCCTTGAAACGGCCACCAAACTGGTTCCAGAAATCCGCCGGGTGGAAATGGTCGGCCCCCAGGTGGGAGACGACCTGAAGAAAAAGGCCCTGCTGGCCATTTTCTACTCCCTGCTCTTCATCACCATTTATATTTCAGGCCGCTTTGAACAAAAATGGACCATTGCCGGCATCACTGCCGGAGCATTGATGACCGCCGTATATTTTCTGTCGGTATTCAATGTGTCCATGCCCTTTCTGATCGGTGCGGCCCTGGCCGTTTCCCTGGCCCTGTTCTGGACCCTCAGGTTCCAGTATGCCATGGGGGCCATTGTCGCCCTGATGCACGATGTGTTTATCACTGTGGGTATTTTCTCTATCCTGGACCTTGATGTGTCCCTGCCCATCATTGCAGCGCTGCTGACCATCATCGGTTACTCCCTCAATGACACCATCATCGTTTTCGACCGGATCAGGGAAAACCTCAAGGGCAACACCGATCCGTCGGCAGTGCCCAAATTGGCCAATAAAAGTATCAATGAAACCCTGTCAAGAACGATTCTGACATCCCTGACCACCCTGGTTGTGCTGTTTGCCCTCTTCTTTCTGGGCGGTGAAATTATCCATAATTTTGCCTTTGCAATGATCATCGGTGTACTCATTGGTACCTATTCATCGATTTTTGTTGCCACCCCGGTGGTACTCGCAGCCCAACACAAAGGATAATACATGCTTCCGGCAAAACGCATCTGGTTCATATCCGTTTTGATCATACCGGCACTGCTTGTGCTGCCTGCCTGCGGTGTCTTCGCCCCCAAACCCGAAGCCACCCCAACGGCGGAATCCGGACTGCCGGACCAGGAAGGGTCACCGGAGCAGCCGGTCACCGCCGCCCCGGAATCGGCACAGATCGAATCCCTTGAACAGAAAATCGATTTGCTGGAAGACAAAATCCATATCCTTGAAAGCCAGCTGGCCGGTCAGAAGAAAGTGGTGTACACCATCGAATATTCTGATCCGGCCCAGCTTTATAAAAAAGCGAGGACCCTGCTGCTGGCTAAGGAATACAACAATGCAGCAGACCTTTTTACCACCTTTGCCCAAAAGCACCCGGACCACAGCCTGGCAGACAATGCCGTGTACTGGCTGGGGGAATGCCGGTACACCACGGGCCAATATAAAGAGGCGGTCACCGTTTTCAAATCCCTGGTAAAATCCTACCCCAAGGCGGAAAAAGTACCGGACGCCCTGCTCAAGACGGGCTATGCCTACCTCTCCCTGGACGACATCAACCGGGCCAGCCACTATTTGACCCTGGTAATTAAAAAACACCCCTTTTCCCCGGCGGCAGAAAAGGCCCAGATCAAGCTCAAAGAATTTCAATAAACCGAGGGGCACCCCATGGAGCCGCTGACGGATACATACCTGCCATGGTTCATTCTCAGGGAGATCCCCGGCCTGAACAACAGGGTGCTCAAAGGGCTCATCCAAAAATTCAAAACTCCGGACGCAGCTTTCGGCGCCTCCCCCAAAAGCCTCGCCGCCGTCAAGGGCTTAGGCCCCAAGGGGATGCGGGCATTGTCACGCCACAGAGAGTATAAAAAAAAAGCATTGGCGGTTCTGGGCCGCGTTCAGCGGGCCGGGCTTAACATCGTCACCCTGTCCGACACTGAATACCCTGCCCTGTTAAAAAAAATCAATGATCCCCCCCTGTTTCTAACATACGCCGGCACCCTTGACGGCCGGGCGCCCTGCATCTCCATTGTGGGATCGCGCAAGGCCACCCGGTACGGGCGGGACACGGCAGAACACCTGGCAGGCTGCCTCAGCAACAGGGGATTTACCGTTGTCAGCGGCATGGCCCTGGGAATAGACACCGCCGCCCACAAAGGGGCATTGAATGCCCGGGGAAGGACAGCTGCGGTGCTTGGATCAGGGTTGTGCCGGATTTATCCCAGGCAGAACCATTCCCTTTACCAGAAAATTGCCGAGCATGGGACCGCCCTGTCGGAGTTCGCTCCGGACACCCCGCCCCTGCCAGGCTATTTTCCACTGCGCAACCGGATCATCGCAGGCATGTCCGTGGGCACCATCGTCGTGGAGGCGGCTGAAAAAAGCGGTTCGTTGATCACGGCCCGGCTGGCCGGAGAATATAACCGGGAAGTGTTTGCCGTGCCGGGCTCCATCAGGTCAAACACCAGCCGGGGCACCCATGCCCTGATCCGCCAGGGGGCCAAACTCATTGAGAATGAAAAGGATATCATTGATGAACTGGGGCATCTCGTACACGAAGAACCGTCAAAAGACGAAAAATGCACTCCCGGGAAAAATCCCAAACCGGTTATGGACAAACACCAGTCATTAATATATAACCTGCTGGACCCATACCCTGTGCACATTGACGATATTTCGGCCGGCACAGGCCTTGAAAGCCATGTGACGGCCGCGGCCCTCCTTGACATGGAATTGTCGGGACTTATATTGCGGCACCCGGGAAACTACTATTCAAAATCGGAGGAGTAAAATTGACAAAACCCCTAATTATTGTGGAATCCCCAACCAAAATCAAAACCCTTAAAAAGTACGTGGGCAAGGGATACAATGTGGCGGCCTCTGCCGGCCACATCCGGGATCTGCCGCCCAAAACCCTGGGGATTGATGTGGATGACAATTTTAAGGCAAAATATGTCAATATAAAAGACAAATCCAAAATCATTTCCAACCTGAAAAAAACCGCCAAGGATACCTTGGACGTCTACCTTGCCCCTGACCCGGACCGCGAGGGGGAAGCCATTGCCTTCCACATCATGGATGTGCTTAAAAAAAAGGGGCGCAGGTTCCACCGGGTGCTCATCCACGAGTTAACCAAAAAGGGAATCACCGATGCCCTGGAAAAAACCCTTGAACCTGACGTGGATAAATATGACGCCCAGCAGGCCCGGCGAAAACTGGACCGGCTGGTGGGCTACCAGATATCCCCTCTTCTGTGGCAGAAGGTCCAGCGGGGCCTGAGCGCCGGCCGCGTCCAATCCGTGGCCGTTAAAATCATCTGTGACAGGGAACGGGAAATCCGCAGGTTTGAGCCCGAAGAATACTGGACCATTACCACCGACCTCATGGCAGAGGCACCGCCGGAGTTCAACGCCGCCCTGACACGGATTTCAGGAAAAAAGGCCCAGATTTCCAACGGTGAACAGGCTGCGGCCATTGTGGCCGACCTTGAGGCGGCCCAGTTCATGGTGGATGAAATCAAGAAAAAAACCGTTAAACGGAATCCCCTGCCCCCGTTTATCACCAGTAAACTCCAGCAGGACGCCATCAACCGGCTGCGGTTCTCCGCCAAAAAAACCATGGTGGTGGCCCAGCAGCTCTATGAAGGTATTGAAATCGGAACCGGCGGCCCTGAAGGTCTGATCACCTACATGCGTACTGACTCCACCCGTATCGCCCCGGAAGCGGCCCAGGAGGCCATGACCCTCATCGCCAGCGAATACGGACAGGGCTATGCCCTGAACGCCCCCAGGTATTTCAAAAATAAAAACAAGGCCCAGGATGCCCATGAGGCCATCCGGCCCACCTCGGTATACAATACCCCGGACAAATTAAAATCCTTTCTGACCGAAGACCAGTTCAAGCTCTATGACCTGATCTGGAAGCGGTTTGTGGCCTCCCAGATGGCCCAGGCCCAGATTGACCAGAAATCCATACTGATCAAGGCCGGTGAAAAATATCTTTTTTCCGTATCAGGCTCCACTGTCAAATTCGACGGCTTTATGCGCCTGTACGCCACCCAGGACAAGGACAAGGAAAAAGACATCCAGTCCCTGCCCCCGGTGGAGGAAGGGGCAACCCTCAGCACCCGGAAAATTAATCCCAAACAGCATTTTACCAAACCGCCGCCCCGGTATTCAGAAGCCTCCCTGGTCAAGGAACTGGAAAAAAACGGCATCGGCAGGCCCTCCACCTATGCCTCCATTCTCGGAGTTATCCAGGACAAAGGCTATGTTGAACTCATCAAACGGTATTTTGTGCCCAGTGAACTTGGGTTCATCGTTAACGATCTGCTGGTGACCTCCTTCCCAAATCTTCTGGACATTTCATTTACCGCCCAGATGGAAAACAACCTGGATGATGTGGAACAGGGCAAACTCAATGAAACCGCCCTGCTCAGGGATTTCTACGACGGATTCAAGACCACGCTGGACGATGCCAAGGACAACATGGTCAGCGTCAAGGGCGTGGGCATAGAAACCGGTATCTCCTGCCCCCAGTGCAGCAAACCGGTGAATATCAAGATAGGGCGCAACGGACATTTCCTGGCCTGTACCGGGTATCCTGATTGCAGTTTTACCTCCAATTACAATCGGGATGAAAAGGGTCAGATTTCCATTGTGGAAAAAATCCAGGACAGCGAACCGGTTAAGGACTGCCCGGAATGCGGCCAGCCCATGGTCAGAAAGGACGGACGTTTCGGCCTTTTCCTGGCCTGTACAGGTTACCCGGATTGCAAGCATACCGAATCCGTGGCCCAGGACCAGGCCAACACAGATACAGGGGTGCCCTGTCCTGAAAAAGGATGCGAAGGCACCATTGTCGAAAAGAAATCCAAACGGGGAAAAGTATTCTACGGGTGTTCCAAATACCCGGACTGCGACTTTGCCTCCTGGGACAAACCCGTGGCCAAAACCTGTCCCCAATGCGATGGTGCCTATCTTGTTCAAAAGGAAACCAAACGGGACGGAAAATTTCTAAAATGCCCCAAAAAGGGATGCGGCTACAAAGAATCCATTATCGAAAAAAAAGAAGAATAGGAAAAGAATAAAGGGCCGGGAGGATAAGGC encodes:
- the dprA gene encoding DNA-protecting protein DprA; protein product: MEPLTDTYLPWFILREIPGLNNRVLKGLIQKFKTPDAAFGASPKSLAAVKGLGPKGMRALSRHREYKKKALAVLGRVQRAGLNIVTLSDTEYPALLKKINDPPLFLTYAGTLDGRAPCISIVGSRKATRYGRDTAEHLAGCLSNRGFTVVSGMALGIDTAAHKGALNARGRTAAVLGSGLCRIYPRQNHSLYQKIAEHGTALSEFAPDTPPLPGYFPLRNRIIAGMSVGTIVVEAAEKSGSLITARLAGEYNREVFAVPGSIRSNTSRGTHALIRQGAKLIENEKDIIDELGHLVHEEPSKDEKCTPGKNPKPVMDKHQSLIYNLLDPYPVHIDDISAGTGLESHVTAAALLDMELSGLILRHPGNYYSKSEE
- the topA gene encoding type I DNA topoisomerase; this encodes MTKPLIIVESPTKIKTLKKYVGKGYNVAASAGHIRDLPPKTLGIDVDDNFKAKYVNIKDKSKIISNLKKTAKDTLDVYLAPDPDREGEAIAFHIMDVLKKKGRRFHRVLIHELTKKGITDALEKTLEPDVDKYDAQQARRKLDRLVGYQISPLLWQKVQRGLSAGRVQSVAVKIICDREREIRRFEPEEYWTITTDLMAEAPPEFNAALTRISGKKAQISNGEQAAAIVADLEAAQFMVDEIKKKTVKRNPLPPFITSKLQQDAINRLRFSAKKTMVVAQQLYEGIEIGTGGPEGLITYMRTDSTRIAPEAAQEAMTLIASEYGQGYALNAPRYFKNKNKAQDAHEAIRPTSVYNTPDKLKSFLTEDQFKLYDLIWKRFVASQMAQAQIDQKSILIKAGEKYLFSVSGSTVKFDGFMRLYATQDKDKEKDIQSLPPVEEGATLSTRKINPKQHFTKPPPRYSEASLVKELEKNGIGRPSTYASILGVIQDKGYVELIKRYFVPSELGFIVNDLLVTSFPNLLDISFTAQMENNLDDVEQGKLNETALLRDFYDGFKTTLDDAKDNMVSVKGVGIETGISCPQCSKPVNIKIGRNGHFLACTGYPDCSFTSNYNRDEKGQISIVEKIQDSEPVKDCPECGQPMVRKDGRFGLFLACTGYPDCKHTESVAQDQANTDTGVPCPEKGCEGTIVEKKSKRGKVFYGCSKYPDCDFASWDKPVAKTCPQCDGAYLVQKETKRDGKFLKCPKKGCGYKESIIEKKEE